Sequence from the Aerococcus tenax genome:
TGTAGACTGCTTTGGTAACTTGCTCCAGTGAACGAAAGCTTAGCGCCAGCCCTCACACCCTGATGCTTGCTTGTTCATGGCTAAGGACCAATTTCAAAGCGCCACTGCTGCTCACAGCTATTTAACAAAACACATTTCTACCATAACTATCCCTAAAAAATAGGATAACCGCCTAATCAAAACGTGTTCCAAGCGCAGAGCAAGCGTCCACTTCAGAAAACGACAACGAATTCTCTAGTTGAGTTCGTGCGCCAGACTTGAAGTTGCTTCAGAAAATTCCAACGCACAGTTTTCTGTGCTTATGGTATTTTCCTCCAGCAATTCAAGTCTCTAGCGGCGCCCTCTCATCCTTTTTGAGAATTTTTACGCCTTTTTCTTCCAGTGGTCTTGCTCTTTGGCGCGCTTGTCACACTCTCAAGAAAAACCAAGCTCCCCACTTGGAGAGCTCGTTTAAACATAAATTTTCATTATTTTTTATTTAATAGTGGCTTGAGGTATTGTCCTGTATAAGATTTCTTATTCTTAGCCACTTTTTCCGGGGTTCCGGTGGCGACAATGGTTCCGCCGCCGTCTCCGCCTTCTGGTCCCAGGTCAACAATATAATCAGCGGTCTTAATGACGTCCAAGTTGTGCTCGATGACTAAGACGGTATTGCCCTCGTCCACCAAGCGTTGGAGAACGCCAATCAGCCGTTTAATGTCGTGGCTATGGAGACCCGTCGTGGGTTCATCCAAGATATAGATGGTATTGCCACTAGCTACCCTTTGCAGTTCACTAGCCAGTTTCATCCGTTGGGCTTCCCCACCAGACAGGGAGGGCGCTGGTTGACCCAAGGCCACATAACCTAGTCCCACATCGGCGATAGCTTGGAGCTTGCGATGGATTTTGGGAATCGATTGGAAGAATTCCAAGGCTTCGTCCACCCGCATATCTAGGACTTCGGCGATATTCTTGCCCTTGTAGTGGACTTCTAGGGTCTCGGCATTGTAGCGGGTCCCCTTGCAGACCTCACAAGGCACGTAAATATCCGGCAGAAAGTTCATCTCCACCTTGACAATCCCGTCCCCCTTGCAGGCTTCACAACGGCCACCCTTAACGTTAAAGGAAAACCGCCCCTTCTTATAGCCCCGCAATTTGGCCTCATTAGTTTGAGCAAAGAGGTCACGGATATCGTCAAAGACTGAGGTATAGGTGGCCGGGTTAGAACGTGGCGTCCGCCCAATCGGACTTTGGTCAATATCGATCACCTTATCCAGCGACTCATAGCCTTCAATGGCTTTCACCTTACCAGGGACCACTTGGGCCCGGTTGAGATGGCGGAGTAAGTACTTCTTAACCACTTCATTGACTAGACTGGACTTCCCTGAACCAGACACCCCGGTAATCAGGTTAAAGCAACCTAATGGAAACTTGACGTCAACGTCTTTCAAGTTGTTGGCCGCTGCCCCTTTAACTTCTAGCCAGCCTTTATCGGTCTGACGGCGTTCTTCGGGCACTTCAATAGCCTGCTTACCCGACAGGTATTGGCCGGTCAGGGAATCCGGGTCATTAGCGACTTGATCAGGGGTTCCGGCTGAAACCACTTCTCCCCCATGGGCACCGGCGCCTGGTCCCATATCAATTAAATAGTCAGCCTGGCGCATGGTGTCTTCATCGTGTTCCACCACAATCAGGGTGTTACCCAGGTCCCGCATCCGTTTCAAGGACCGGATCAAGCGGTCATTATCGCGTTGGTGGAGCCCAATGGAGGGTTCGTCGAGAACATACATGATCCCGGACAGGTTAGACCCAATTTGGGTAGCCAAACGAATCCGTTGGGCCTCCCCACCCGACAGCGAGCCGGCATTACGGTCTAGAGTCAAATAATCCAGCCCCACTTCATCCAAGAAGCCGAGCCGGGCATGGAGTTCTTCCATAATGGGACGGGCGATCTTTTCGTCTTGGTCTTCTAGATCCAGGTCCTTAAAGAATTCAATGACTTGGCCAATGGCTTTTTCCGTCACTTCGGCGATATCCAAGCCTTCCACCTTGACCGCCAAGGCCCGTTCATTGAGGCGTTTGCCGTGGCATTTAGGACAAGGGAGTTCCGCCATAAATTGGCGCATGCTTTCCCGGATCATATTGGAAGAGGAGTTGTGGTAGCGGCGTTCCACATTATTGGCCACCCCTTCAAAACCCATATCCTTGTCGGTGACATTACCAAACT
This genomic interval carries:
- the uvrA gene encoding excinuclease ABC subunit UvrA, which encodes MTDLKEEIVVRGARSHNLKDIDVTIPRNQMVVITGLSGSGKSSLAFDTLYAEGQRRYVESLSAFARQFLGNIKKADVDSIDGLSPAISIDQKTTNRNPRSTVGTITEVNDYLRLLFARVGHPICPNDGTKIQSQSIDQMIDRVKNLEERTRIQILAPIVYGKKGQHKKLLEKVQQQGYVRVRIDGEMYDVEDLPELNKNKKHDIDVVIDRLVIKEGIRARLADSLETALRLTEGYALVDIIGGEEILFSEHYACPLCGFTVGELEPRLFSFNAPFGRCPECDGIGSKMKVDEDIVVPDKTKSLEEGALVPWYNKASGYYPALLDQACQAFNIPQDKPFEELSEDQQDLLLYGSGDQTFHFNYQNEFGNVTDKDMGFEGVANNVERRYHNSSSNMIRESMRQFMAELPCPKCHGKRLNERALAVKVEGLDIAEVTEKAIGQVIEFFKDLDLEDQDEKIARPIMEELHARLGFLDEVGLDYLTLDRNAGSLSGGEAQRIRLATQIGSNLSGIMYVLDEPSIGLHQRDNDRLIRSLKRMRDLGNTLIVVEHDEDTMRQADYLIDMGPGAGAHGGEVVSAGTPDQVANDPDSLTGQYLSGKQAIEVPEERRQTDKGWLEVKGAAANNLKDVDVKFPLGCFNLITGVSGSGKSSLVNEVVKKYLLRHLNRAQVVPGKVKAIEGYESLDKVIDIDQSPIGRTPRSNPATYTSVFDDIRDLFAQTNEAKLRGYKKGRFSFNVKGGRCEACKGDGIVKVEMNFLPDIYVPCEVCKGTRYNAETLEVHYKGKNIAEVLDMRVDEALEFFQSIPKIHRKLQAIADVGLGYVALGQPAPSLSGGEAQRMKLASELQRVASGNTIYILDEPTTGLHSHDIKRLIGVLQRLVDEGNTVLVIEHNLDVIKTADYIVDLGPEGGDGGGTIVATGTPEKVAKNKKSYTGQYLKPLLNKK